The genomic DNA AAAACGGTGCCACGATCATCGACATCAACTTCGATGATGCCCTGTTGGATGGTGCCGAAGCGATGACGCGGTTCCTGCGTTTGATCTCGGGCGACGACGTCGTGGCGGCAGTGCCGGTGATGATCGACAGCAGTAAATGGGAAGTCATCGAAGCGGGGCTGCGGAACACGCAGGGTAAGGCGATCGTCAACTCGATCTCGCTGAAAGATGGTGAGGAAGAATTCCTGCGACGGGCGCGATTGGTTCGCCAGTATGGTGCCGCCGCGGTCGTGATGGCTTTCGATGAAGAGGGTCAAGCGGCCGATGAAGACAACAAAGTTCGGATCTGCAAACGGGCTTACGATCTGTTGGTCAACGAAGTCAAGTTCCCACCCGAAGACATCATCTTCGACCCCAATATTTTGACCGTCGCGACGGGCATGGACGAGCACAACAACTATGCCGTCGATTTCGTCAACGCGGTGGTTCGGATCAAGAAGGAATGCCCGGGAGCCAAGACAAGTGGCGGCGTGAGCAACATCAGCTTCAGCTTCCGCGGCAACGACCGCGTCCGCGAAGCGATCCACAGCGCCTTCTTATATAAGGCTGTCAAAGCTGGGTTGGACATGGGGATCGTCAACGCGGGGCAGTTGGAGGTCTACGAAGAGATCCCCAAGGATCTGTTGGAACATGTCGAAGACGTGTTGTGGAACCGCCGCCCCGATGCGACCGACCGCATGCTGGAGTTCGCCGAGACGGTCAAGGGAGACGGCAAGCAGAAGGCGGGCGAAGACCTCGCGTGGCGCGACGCTCCTGTCATCGAACGGATGAAGCATGCGTTGATCAAGGGAATCGATAAGTACATCGTCGAGGATACCGAAGAGGCGCGGCAGCACTTCGATCGCTGCCTGCACGTCATCGAAGGGCCGCTGATGGCCGGTATGTCGGTCGTGGGAGATCTGTTTGGCGAAGGAAAAATGTTCCTGCCGCAGGTCGTCAAAAGTGCTCGGGTGATGAAAAAGGCTGTCGCTTATCTGGAACCATTCATGGAGCAGGAAAAGCGAGAAGCTGGGATCGAGAGCCACGCCGCGCGAGGCACGTTCCTGATCGCCACGGTCAAGGGAGACGTTCACGATATCGGCAAGAACATCGTTGGGGTGGTGCTGCAGTGCAACAACTACAAGGTGATCGATCTTGGCGTGATGGTCTCCAGCGAGACGATTCTCGAAGAGGCGGTCAAGCACAACGTCGACATGATCGGGTTGAGCGGGCTGATCACGCCTAGCTTGGACGAGATGGTCCACGTCGCTCGCGAGATGAAACGCAAGAAGATGTCGCTGCCGCTGTTGATCGGCGGAGCGACGACCAGTGCCAAGCATACAGCGGTTCGCGTCGCCCCGGCGTACGATGGTTCGGTGTTCCATGTGTTGGATGCCAGTCGCAGCGTGAACGTGGTCGAGAAGTTGATCAGCGCCGAGCATCGCGACGCCTATATGGCCGAAAATGTCGAGCTGCAGAAAAAGCTGGTCGCCAGTTACCGCGACCGCCAACAAAAACTGGTCCCCTACGCCGAAGCGTTGGAGAAACGTTTCGCCACCGATTGGCAGACCGTACAAATCGATAAGCCCGCGTTTACGGGGACCAAGACGCTCACCGATTTCCCGCTGGAAGAGATCCGCCCGTTTATCGATTGGTCGCCGTTTTTCATGACTTGGGAACTGAAAGGCAAGTTCCCCAAGATCTTCGACGATCCGTCGGTTGGAGCGCAGGCGAAGGAACTGTACGAAGATGCCAACCGCGTGTTGGACGAAGTGATCGCGGCCGGCTCGTTGAAAGCCAACGCGGTCTACGGCTTCTGGCCCGCAGCTAGCGATGGCGACGACGTGATTCTGTACACCGATGAATCGCGTTCGGCGGAATTGACTCGCTTCCATTTCTTGCGTCAGCAATGGGAACGCAAGGGACAATCGGACTTCCGTTCGTTGGCCGATTACATCGCACCGATCGATTCGGGACGCGAAGACTACATCGGCGGCTTTGTGGTCACCGGAGGCCTGGGGGCCGAAGCGTTGGCGGCGAAGTACCGGGAGGAACTGGACGATTACAAGGCGATCATGGTTTCAGCGGTTGCCGACCGGTTGGCCGAAGCGTTTGCCGAACTGATGCACCAGCGGGCTCGCGAGGATTGGGGCTTCGGCAAAACCGAAGGCCTTTCGACCGAGGAGTTGATCGCCGAGAAGT from Rosistilla oblonga includes the following:
- the metH gene encoding methionine synthase codes for the protein MTNPIDLLPHLIRERILILDGAMGTMIQRLGLDEAGVRGDRFADHHKDLKNFSDILCLTHPEKITDIHRAYFEAGSDIVETNSFGASPVGMVEFDLPLELVDEINHAAVACARKAADEWTERTPGKPRFVAGSIGPTTQQLAISTQVDDPAFRSTTFEAMVASYKAQVKSLVEAGVDILLPETAIDTLNLKSCLFAIQDYFDGGGRRVPVMVSGTFDKGGRTFVSGQTVDAFVTSLAHFPLLSVGMNCALGPDVMRPHVEEMSHATGIPVSCHPNAGLPNEMGQFDLDPPKMAEIVGEYADNGWINILGGCCGTTPDHIRAMAQRVEGKRPKQEQTGPIYTRLSGQLPMVMRPEIPFTMIGERTNVTGSKKFARLIRGDQFDEAVEVAREQVQNGATIIDINFDDALLDGAEAMTRFLRLISGDDVVAAVPVMIDSSKWEVIEAGLRNTQGKAIVNSISLKDGEEEFLRRARLVRQYGAAAVVMAFDEEGQAADEDNKVRICKRAYDLLVNEVKFPPEDIIFDPNILTVATGMDEHNNYAVDFVNAVVRIKKECPGAKTSGGVSNISFSFRGNDRVREAIHSAFLYKAVKAGLDMGIVNAGQLEVYEEIPKDLLEHVEDVLWNRRPDATDRMLEFAETVKGDGKQKAGEDLAWRDAPVIERMKHALIKGIDKYIVEDTEEARQHFDRCLHVIEGPLMAGMSVVGDLFGEGKMFLPQVVKSARVMKKAVAYLEPFMEQEKREAGIESHAARGTFLIATVKGDVHDIGKNIVGVVLQCNNYKVIDLGVMVSSETILEEAVKHNVDMIGLSGLITPSLDEMVHVAREMKRKKMSLPLLIGGATTSAKHTAVRVAPAYDGSVFHVLDASRSVNVVEKLISAEHRDAYMAENVELQKKLVASYRDRQQKLVPYAEALEKRFATDWQTVQIDKPAFTGTKTLTDFPLEEIRPFIDWSPFFMTWELKGKFPKIFDDPSVGAQAKELYEDANRVLDEVIAAGSLKANAVYGFWPAASDGDDVILYTDESRSAELTRFHFLRQQWERKGQSDFRSLADYIAPIDSGREDYIGGFVVTGGLGAEALAAKYREELDDYKAIMVSAVADRLAEAFAELMHQRAREDWGFGKTEGLSTEELIAEKYRGIRPAAGYPASPDHTEKRTLFDLLDAEKQTGVELTESYAMTPGSSVSGLYFAHPESRYFAVDRVTKDQIEAYTARKGKPLSEVERWLSPNLAYEPS